A stretch of Paucidesulfovibrio gracilis DSM 16080 DNA encodes these proteins:
- the rpoB gene encoding DNA-directed RNA polymerase subunit beta: MVQLTKQFGEIVNALPIPHLLELQVDSYKRFLQEDVPPASREDIGLEGVFRSVFPIEDFNKTASLEYVSYEIGEPKYDQAECISKGLTYETTIRIKVRLVVYDVDEESEARTIRDIKEQDIYFGTIPLMTEKGTFIINGTERVIVNQLQRSPGIIFEHDSGKTHSSRTVLYSCRVIPMRGSWLDFDFDHKDILYVRIDRRRKMPATILLKAMGMTRQDILDYFYESERYVIEDGKMFREIVPDHFRKEEAFVDLELPDGKVVAKANSAVTKGAWRRLARAGVERIEVSPDSVAGLFLARDLVDANGEVLAEAAEEVTGALLEQILESGDVKELPILWTSGMDVSSSMRETLMLDKTTDMETAQIEIYRRLRPSSPPTAEIASTFFENLFRNPDYYDLSSVGRYKLNARLGLDQALDKRTLTNEDILTAVKVLCKLKDSHGPADDIDHLGNRRVRPVGELVENQYRIGLVRMERAIKERMSLQEVATLMPHDLINPKPVAAVLKEFYGTSQLSQFMDQTNPLSEVTHKRRLSALGPGGLTRERAGFEVRDVHTSHYGRICPIETPEGPNIGLIVSLTTYAKVNDYGFIETPFRVVKDNRITDDIMYVDATQEAGEVVAQANAPMQDGSFINDMVTSRIHGDVTMVPREEVTLMDISPSQIVSISAALIPFLEHDDANRALMGSNMQRQAVPLLRAEKPLVGTGMEAAVAQDSGACLLAEEDGIVHYVDAERIVMSYENGISPQTGGVKSYELLKWHKSNQNSCFGQRARVNVGQRVKKGHVLADGPAIRDGELALGKNLLVAFMPWCGYNFEDSILISERMVKEDVFTSVHVEEFEVVARDTKLGPEEITRDISNVSEDMLRNLDECGIIRLGARVQADDILVGKITPKGETQLTPEEKLLRAIFGDKARDVKNTSLKVPPGIEGTVVDVKVFNRRSGEKDERTHNIEQFELNKTDLKEMKHIAALTDALREKIVPLVEGKPVAKDVPGKKKGSFYAESGNALDGEALAEIPLKKLSGVFEDAELNAQVKEMLADYERQIKFIKNIYDLKREKATEGDDLPPGVIKMVKVYVAVKRKLSVGDKMAGRHGNKGVVSCILPEEDMPFFANGTPMDIVLNPLGVPSRMNIGQIMETHLGWAAKEIGNRLYAMYEESVQDLRARIKEAFGDGVNDLIDDLSDEELVEAIKASEKGIITKTPVFDGAREEQIWTMLEKTGLPDDGKVVLYDGRTGEPFHNRVTVGVMYILKLHHLVDEKIHARSTGPYSLVTQQPLGGKAQFGGQRLGEMEVWALEAYGAAYMLQEFLTVKSDDVQGRVKMYEKIVKGDNFLEAGLPESFNVLVKELMSLGLDVHLDQDESARKALPQQRPVPQQ; the protein is encoded by the coding sequence ATGGTTCAGCTTACAAAACAGTTCGGAGAAATCGTCAACGCCCTGCCCATCCCCCACCTGCTGGAACTTCAGGTGGATTCCTACAAGCGGTTTCTTCAGGAGGATGTGCCTCCGGCCAGCAGGGAGGACATCGGCCTCGAAGGGGTGTTCCGCTCGGTTTTCCCCATCGAGGATTTCAACAAAACGGCCAGCCTTGAGTACGTCAGTTATGAGATTGGTGAGCCGAAATACGATCAGGCGGAATGCATTTCCAAAGGCCTGACCTACGAAACCACTATCCGCATCAAGGTGCGGCTCGTGGTCTATGATGTTGATGAGGAGTCCGAAGCCCGGACCATTCGCGACATCAAAGAGCAGGACATCTATTTCGGCACCATCCCGTTGATGACCGAGAAGGGAACCTTCATCATCAACGGCACCGAACGTGTCATCGTCAACCAGTTGCAGCGCTCGCCCGGCATCATTTTCGAACACGACTCCGGCAAGACCCATTCCAGCCGCACCGTGCTCTACTCCTGTCGTGTGATCCCCATGCGCGGTTCCTGGCTGGATTTCGACTTTGATCACAAGGATATCCTGTACGTCCGCATCGACCGCCGTCGGAAAATGCCCGCCACCATCCTGCTCAAGGCTATGGGCATGACCCGGCAGGACATCCTCGACTACTTCTACGAGTCCGAACGGTACGTTATTGAGGACGGCAAGATGTTCCGGGAGATCGTACCCGACCACTTCCGCAAGGAAGAGGCGTTTGTGGATCTCGAGTTGCCGGACGGTAAGGTGGTTGCCAAGGCCAATTCCGCCGTCACCAAAGGTGCCTGGCGACGTCTTGCACGCGCCGGGGTGGAGCGCATCGAGGTTTCCCCGGATTCCGTGGCCGGACTGTTCCTGGCTCGCGATCTGGTGGACGCCAACGGTGAGGTGCTCGCCGAGGCTGCTGAAGAGGTTACCGGCGCTTTGCTGGAGCAGATTTTGGAAAGCGGCGACGTCAAGGAGCTGCCCATCCTCTGGACCAGCGGTATGGATGTCTCTTCGTCCATGCGCGAGACCCTCATGTTGGACAAAACCACCGACATGGAGACCGCGCAGATCGAGATTTACCGCCGTCTGCGCCCCAGTTCCCCTCCCACGGCCGAGATCGCGTCCACGTTCTTCGAGAACCTGTTCCGCAATCCCGACTACTACGACCTTTCCAGCGTGGGCCGATACAAGCTTAATGCCCGGCTTGGCCTGGATCAGGCCTTGGACAAGCGGACTCTCACCAACGAGGATATTCTGACCGCGGTGAAGGTGCTCTGCAAGCTCAAGGACTCCCATGGTCCCGCCGACGACATCGACCACTTGGGCAACCGTCGCGTACGCCCGGTGGGTGAGCTGGTGGAAAACCAGTACCGCATCGGACTGGTGCGCATGGAACGGGCCATCAAGGAGCGCATGAGCCTCCAGGAAGTGGCCACGCTCATGCCGCACGATCTGATCAACCCCAAGCCCGTGGCCGCGGTGCTCAAGGAGTTCTACGGAACCTCCCAGCTTTCGCAGTTTATGGATCAGACCAACCCGCTCTCGGAAGTGACGCATAAGCGCCGCCTTTCCGCGCTCGGTCCTGGCGGTCTGACCCGTGAGCGCGCCGGGTTTGAAGTCCGCGACGTGCACACCTCGCATTATGGCCGGATTTGTCCCATTGAAACGCCGGAAGGACCAAACATCGGTCTGATCGTGTCGTTGACCACGTATGCCAAGGTCAACGATTACGGTTTCATCGAAACTCCGTTCCGCGTGGTTAAGGACAACCGGATCACGGACGACATCATGTATGTGGACGCCACGCAGGAAGCGGGCGAGGTGGTGGCTCAGGCCAACGCTCCCATGCAGGATGGTTCGTTCATCAATGATATGGTCACCTCCCGTATCCATGGAGACGTTACCATGGTGCCGCGTGAGGAAGTGACCCTCATGGACATCAGCCCGAGCCAGATCGTTTCCATCTCGGCCGCGCTGATTCCGTTCCTGGAGCACGATGACGCCAACCGCGCTCTCATGGGATCCAACATGCAGCGCCAGGCCGTACCGCTGCTCCGTGCGGAAAAGCCCCTGGTGGGTACGGGCATGGAGGCCGCTGTTGCGCAGGATTCCGGGGCGTGTCTGCTGGCCGAGGAAGACGGCATCGTCCACTATGTGGATGCCGAACGGATCGTCATGTCCTATGAGAATGGCATCTCTCCGCAGACCGGCGGCGTAAAAAGCTATGAATTGCTCAAGTGGCACAAGTCCAACCAGAACTCCTGCTTTGGCCAGCGCGCCCGCGTGAACGTGGGGCAACGGGTCAAGAAGGGACATGTTCTTGCGGACGGTCCGGCCATTCGCGACGGCGAACTGGCTCTGGGCAAAAACCTGCTTGTGGCATTCATGCCCTGGTGCGGTTACAACTTTGAGGACTCCATCCTCATCTCCGAACGGATGGTCAAAGAGGATGTCTTTACCTCGGTCCATGTGGAGGAATTTGAGGTGGTGGCCCGGGATACCAAGCTTGGACCCGAGGAAATCACCCGTGACATCTCCAACGTGTCCGAAGACATGCTCCGCAACCTGGACGAGTGCGGCATCATCCGCCTTGGCGCCCGGGTTCAGGCCGACGATATCCTGGTGGGTAAAATTACGCCCAAGGGCGAGACCCAGCTTACCCCGGAAGAAAAGTTGCTTCGGGCCATCTTTGGCGACAAGGCCCGGGATGTGAAAAACACCTCTCTCAAGGTTCCGCCGGGAATCGAGGGAACGGTGGTGGATGTGAAGGTCTTCAATCGTCGTTCCGGCGAAAAGGACGAGCGCACCCACAACATCGAACAGTTCGAGCTGAACAAGACCGATCTCAAAGAGATGAAGCACATTGCGGCCTTGACCGACGCCCTGCGGGAAAAAATTGTCCCCTTGGTGGAAGGAAAGCCCGTGGCCAAGGATGTGCCGGGCAAGAAAAAGGGCAGCTTCTATGCCGAGAGCGGCAACGCTCTGGATGGCGAAGCCCTGGCCGAGATTCCGTTGAAGAAGCTCTCCGGTGTCTTTGAGGATGCCGAGTTGAATGCCCAGGTCAAGGAGATGCTGGCCGACTACGAACGCCAGATCAAGTTCATCAAGAACATCTATGACCTGAAGCGTGAAAAGGCCACTGAGGGCGATGATCTGCCTCCGGGCGTGATCAAGATGGTCAAGGTCTACGTCGCGGTGAAGCGTAAGCTCAGCGTGGGTGACAAGATGGCCGGTCGCCACGGTAACAAGGGTGTTGTTTCCTGCATCCTGCCGGAAGAGGATATGCCCTTCTTTGCCAACGGCACCCCCATGGATATCGTGCTCAACCCGCTCGGCGTGCCTTCGCGTATGAACATCGGGCAGATCATGGAGACCCACCTTGGCTGGGCGGCCAAGGAGATCGGCAACCGCCTCTACGCCATGTATGAGGAAAGTGTTCAGGATCTTCGCGCCCGCATCAAGGAGGCCTTCGGCGACGGGGTCAACGACCTCATCGACGACCTGTCCGACGAGGAGCTGGTGGAGGCCATCAAGGCCAGCGAAAAAGGCATCATTACGAAAACGCCCGTGTTTGACGGCGCGCGCGAGGAACAAATCTGGACCATGCTGGAAAAGACCGGCTTGCCCGACGACGGCAAGGTGGTGCTCTACGACGGCCGGACCGGTGAACCGTTCCACAACCGTGTCACCGTGGGTGTCATGTATATTCTCAAACTGCACCATCTCGTCGACGAGAAGATCCACGCCCGTTCCACGGGACCGTACTCCCTGGTCACGCAGCAGCCGCTGGGTGGTAAGGCGCAGTTCGGTGGTCAGCGTCTGGGTGAGATGGAGGTCTGGGCTTTGGAGGCCTATGGCGCCGCGTACATGCTGCAGGAGTTCCTCACTGTCAAATCCGACGATGTGCAGGGCCGCGTGAAGATGTACGAGAAGATCGTCAAGGGTGATAACTTCCTTGAAGCGGGTCTGCCCGAGTCCTTCAACGTTTTGGTCAAGGAGCTGATGTCTCTGGGCCTGGACGTTCATCTGGACCAGGACGAGAGCGCTCGCAAGGCTCTGCCGCAACAACGCCCGGTGCCTCAGCAATAG
- the rpoC gene encoding DNA-directed RNA polymerase subunit beta' encodes MTLDDLFTLRGTPSVGGAGRGLKSIQISIASPEKIREWSFGEVKKPETINYRTFKPERDGLFCAKIFGPVKDYECNCGKYKRMKHRGIVCEKCGVEVIASKVRRERMGHIELAAPVAHIWFLKTLPSKIGTLLDITMADLEKVLYFDSYIVLDPGDTPLKRLQIISEDQYLQVLDHFGEDACEVGMGAETVRKLLEALNLEELRVSLREESQSTKSQTRKKKITKRLKIVEAFLESGNRPEWMIMEVVPVIPPELRPLVPLDGGRFATSDLNDLYRRVINRNNRLKRLLELGAPDIIIRNEKRMLQESVDALFDNGRRGRAITGTNGRPLKSLSDMIKGKQGRFRQNLLGKRVDYSGRSVIVVGPSLKLHQCGLPKKMALELFKPFIYSELERRELATTIKSAKKMVEREDLVVWDILEDVVREYPIMLNRAPTLHRLGIQAFEPLLVEGKAIQLHPLVCAAYNADFDGDQMAVHVPLSVEAQIEARVLMMSSNNILSPSNGTPIINPSQDIVLGLYYLTTPRSFELGEGKVFAGPWEVIAAYDGGALSLHARIKVRINGELVETTTGRVLVSELLPEGVGFHAVNLVLNKKNIARLVAQTYRDAGTKATVILCDRIKGLGYEFATRAGVTVGVKDLKIPDRKPKLIDAAYNEVSDIESQYRDGIITRTEKYNKVVDVWTKTTNDVSNEMMKEMSLDDVEDPKTGKVEQNSSFNPIYMMATSGARGNQDQMRQLAGMRGLMAKPSGEIIESPITASFREGLSVLQYFISTHGARKGLADTALKTANSGYLTRRLVDVVQDVTVNELDCGTVDGLELTHLIKGGEVKERLSERVLGRTTLFDVYDETTGELIIPGDTLIDEQYAAKLDQAGVNSVIIRSALTCRSKRGVCAKCYGRDLARGHLVNVGETVGIIAAQSIGEPGTQLTMRTFHIGGTASKEIEQSSIDSQHSGSVTFYRMRTVKNSEGQHMVLGKSCQVGVVDEQGREREKYVLPSGAKLLVEEGQDIKKGQTLAEWDPFNEPFIADVSGRIVFTDIIEGKTIQERVDEMTQKATFTIMEYRSTNLRPAISIVDENGEAVMRPGTSSPAVFPMPVGAILMVRDGEMLQAGDVIARKPRETSKTKDIVGGLPRVAELFEVRKPKDLGVVSEIDGIVSYGQETKGKRKIVVTPEVGDAKEYLIPKGRHITVQEADFVEAGDLLTEGYPELHDILKIKGEKHLARYLVEEIQDVYRFQGVNINDKHIEIIVRQMLKKVSILDPGGTTFLIGEQVDKTRFMEENQKAVVEGLQPATAEPLVLGITQASLSTDSFISAASFQETTKVLTEASLMGKADSLRGLKENVIVGRLIPAGTGFREYAETGIDVPEQPERPDKFLEDLEENPLLVD; translated from the coding sequence ATGACTTTGGACGATCTGTTCACCCTGCGTGGCACTCCCAGCGTCGGCGGCGCTGGTCGTGGACTGAAATCCATCCAGATTTCCATCGCTTCTCCGGAAAAGATCCGGGAATGGTCCTTCGGTGAGGTCAAAAAGCCGGAGACCATCAACTATCGTACCTTCAAGCCGGAGCGCGACGGCCTGTTCTGCGCCAAGATCTTCGGTCCGGTGAAGGACTACGAGTGCAACTGCGGTAAGTATAAGCGCATGAAACACCGCGGCATCGTGTGCGAAAAGTGCGGTGTCGAGGTTATCGCCTCCAAGGTGCGGCGCGAGCGCATGGGCCACATTGAGCTGGCCGCGCCTGTGGCGCATATTTGGTTCCTGAAGACGTTGCCTTCCAAGATCGGTACCCTGCTGGACATCACCATGGCCGATCTGGAAAAGGTGCTTTACTTCGATTCCTATATCGTGCTGGATCCGGGTGATACGCCGCTCAAGCGGTTGCAGATCATTTCCGAGGACCAGTACCTCCAGGTGCTCGACCATTTCGGTGAGGATGCCTGCGAGGTGGGCATGGGCGCGGAAACCGTGCGCAAGCTCCTGGAAGCTCTGAACCTTGAAGAGCTGCGCGTATCCCTGCGAGAGGAATCCCAGTCTACCAAATCGCAGACCCGTAAAAAGAAAATCACCAAGCGGTTGAAGATCGTGGAGGCTTTCCTGGAGTCCGGCAACCGCCCCGAGTGGATGATCATGGAAGTTGTTCCCGTGATTCCGCCCGAGCTGCGTCCGCTGGTTCCTCTGGATGGCGGCCGGTTCGCCACCTCGGACCTCAACGACCTGTACCGCAGGGTCATCAACCGCAACAACCGCCTGAAGCGGCTGCTGGAGCTGGGCGCGCCGGATATCATTATCCGTAACGAAAAGCGCATGCTCCAGGAATCCGTGGACGCCCTGTTTGACAACGGCCGTCGTGGCCGGGCCATTACCGGCACCAACGGACGTCCCCTGAAATCCTTGTCCGACATGATCAAGGGCAAGCAGGGCCGCTTCCGTCAGAACCTGCTCGGTAAGCGCGTGGACTACTCCGGTCGTTCCGTCATCGTCGTTGGGCCGAGCCTGAAGCTGCACCAGTGCGGCCTGCCCAAAAAGATGGCTCTGGAGTTGTTCAAGCCCTTCATTTATTCCGAATTGGAACGGCGGGAACTGGCCACGACCATCAAGAGCGCCAAGAAAATGGTGGAACGCGAGGATCTCGTGGTCTGGGACATCCTGGAAGACGTGGTCCGCGAATACCCCATCATGCTCAACCGCGCGCCCACGCTGCACCGCCTGGGTATTCAGGCGTTTGAGCCGCTGCTTGTTGAGGGCAAGGCCATTCAGCTGCATCCGCTTGTCTGCGCCGCGTACAACGCGGACTTTGACGGCGACCAGATGGCCGTGCACGTGCCGCTTTCCGTGGAGGCCCAGATCGAGGCCCGCGTGCTGATGATGTCTTCCAACAACATCCTCAGCCCGTCCAACGGAACGCCCATCATCAACCCTTCGCAGGATATTGTTCTCGGCCTGTACTACCTGACCACGCCCCGTAGTTTTGAATTGGGCGAGGGCAAGGTCTTTGCCGGTCCCTGGGAAGTGATCGCCGCATACGACGGTGGGGCGCTGAGCCTGCATGCCCGCATCAAGGTCCGCATCAACGGCGAGTTGGTGGAAACCACCACGGGCCGCGTTTTGGTCAGCGAATTGCTGCCCGAGGGCGTGGGCTTCCATGCCGTGAACCTGGTGCTGAACAAAAAGAATATCGCCCGACTGGTGGCGCAGACGTATCGTGACGCAGGCACCAAGGCCACTGTCATTCTCTGCGACCGCATCAAGGGGCTGGGCTACGAATTCGCCACCCGCGCCGGTGTGACGGTGGGCGTGAAGGATCTCAAGATTCCTGATCGCAAGCCCAAACTGATTGATGCCGCCTACAACGAAGTCTCGGATATCGAATCCCAGTATCGTGACGGTATCATCACCCGTACTGAGAAATACAACAAGGTGGTCGATGTCTGGACCAAGACCACCAACGACGTTTCCAACGAGATGATGAAGGAAATGTCCCTGGACGATGTCGAGGATCCCAAGACCGGAAAGGTGGAGCAAAACTCCAGCTTCAACCCCATTTATATGATGGCCACTTCCGGTGCTCGAGGCAACCAGGACCAGATGCGTCAGTTGGCGGGTATGCGTGGTTTGATGGCCAAGCCTTCCGGTGAAATCATCGAGTCGCCCATCACCGCGAGCTTCCGCGAAGGTCTCTCGGTCCTGCAGTACTTCATCTCGACACACGGCGCTCGAAAAGGTCTTGCGGATACCGCGCTGAAGACGGCCAACTCCGGTTACCTGACCCGCCGCCTGGTGGACGTGGTGCAGGATGTGACCGTGAATGAGCTGGATTGCGGCACCGTGGACGGCCTGGAACTGACCCACCTGATCAAGGGCGGTGAAGTGAAAGAGCGTCTGTCCGAGCGTGTGCTCGGCCGCACCACCTTGTTTGACGTCTATGACGAGACCACCGGGGAACTGATCATTCCGGGCGATACGCTCATTGACGAGCAATATGCCGCCAAGTTGGACCAGGCCGGTGTGAACAGCGTGATCATCCGCTCGGCTCTGACCTGCCGCTCCAAGCGCGGTGTCTGCGCCAAGTGCTACGGACGCGATCTGGCCCGAGGACATCTGGTCAACGTGGGCGAGACCGTAGGCATCATCGCGGCGCAGTCCATTGGTGAGCCGGGGACACAGCTGACCATGCGTACCTTCCATATTGGCGGTACGGCCTCCAAGGAAATCGAGCAGTCTTCCATCGACTCGCAGCATTCCGGCAGCGTGACCTTCTACCGCATGCGCACCGTCAAGAACAGCGAAGGCCAGCACATGGTGCTTGGTAAGAGCTGTCAGGTGGGTGTCGTGGATGAACAAGGACGCGAACGGGAAAAATATGTCCTCCCCTCCGGTGCCAAGCTCCTTGTGGAGGAGGGCCAGGATATCAAGAAGGGCCAGACCCTGGCTGAATGGGATCCGTTCAACGAACCGTTCATTGCCGATGTCAGCGGTCGGATCGTGTTTACGGATATCATCGAAGGCAAGACCATCCAGGAACGGGTGGACGAGATGACCCAGAAGGCCACCTTCACCATCATGGAATACCGGTCCACGAACCTGCGGCCCGCCATTTCCATTGTTGACGAGAATGGTGAGGCGGTCATGCGGCCCGGCACTTCCAGCCCGGCCGTGTTCCCCATGCCTGTGGGCGCGATTTTGATGGTTCGTGACGGCGAAATGCTCCAGGCCGGTGACGTCATTGCCCGTAAGCCTCGCGAAACTTCCAAGACCAAGGACATCGTGGGTGGTCTTCCCCGCGTTGCCGAGCTGTTCGAGGTTCGCAAGCCCAAGGATCTGGGCGTGGTTTCGGAAATCGACGGTATCGTTTCCTACGGTCAGGAGACCAAAGGCAAGCGCAAGATCGTGGTCACGCCGGAAGTGGGCGACGCCAAGGAATACCTTATTCCCAAAGGCCGTCATATCACGGTGCAGGAAGCCGACTTTGTGGAAGCGGGCGACCTGCTTACCGAAGGCTATCCCGAGCTGCACGACATCCTGAAGATCAAGGGCGAAAAGCACCTGGCCCGCTACCTCGTGGAGGAGATCCAGGATGTGTACCGCTTCCAGGGTGTTAATATCAACGATAAGCACATTGAGATCATTGTGCGCCAGATGCTGAAGAAAGTAAGCATCCTGGATCCGGGCGGCACCACCTTCCTCATCGGGGAGCAGGTGGACAAAACCCGGTTCATGGAGGAAAACCAGAAGGCCGTGGTGGAAGGGCTGCAGCCCGCCACCGCAGAACCCCTGGTGCTGGGTATCACCCAGGCCTCCCTGTCCACGGATTCCTTTATCTCCGCGGCTTCCTTCCAGGAAACCACCAAGGTGCTTACCGAGGCCTCGCTCATGGGCAAGGCCGACAGTCTGCGCGGACTCAAGGAGAACGTGATTGTGGGACGGCTGATTCCCGCGGGTACGGGCTTCCGCGAATATGCGGAAACCGGCATCGATGTACCCGAGCAGCCGGAACGTCCGGACAAGTTCCTCGAAGATCTGGAGGAGAACCCTCTTCTCGTGGATTAG
- the rpsL gene encoding 30S ribosomal protein S12, with product MPTINQLIRNRRSVTGKRKKTPALQECPQRRGVCTRVYTTTPKKPNSALRKVARVRLTNGIEVTAYIPGEGHNLQEHSVVLIRGGRVKDLPGVRYHIVRGSLDTAGVADRRQGRSKYGAKRPK from the coding sequence ATGCCGACTATTAACCAGCTGATCCGCAACCGTCGCTCTGTGACGGGAAAGCGGAAAAAGACTCCGGCTCTCCAGGAATGCCCCCAGCGTCGTGGCGTATGCACCCGTGTGTACACCACCACGCCGAAAAAGCCGAACTCCGCCTTGCGTAAGGTCGCCCGTGTGCGCCTGACCAACGGCATCGAAGTGACGGCCTACATTCCCGGTGAGGGCCACAACCTGCAGGAACACTCCGTGGTGCTGATCCGCGGCGGTCGTGTGAAAGACCTTCCCGGTGTGCGTTATCACATCGTTCGTGGAAGCCTCGACACCGCCGGCGTTGCTGATCGCCGCCAGGGACGTTCCAAGTACGGCGCCAAGCGGCCCAAATAG
- the rpsG gene encoding 30S ribosomal protein S7, translated as MPRKGPAPKRQVIPDPIYGSRLASRFINRLMLDGKKSTAERIFYQSLENLGGSTSEDPLKAFEKALENVKPHVEVKSRRVGGATYQVPMEVRPERQSALAIRWLITYARNRGEKGMVARLSGELLDAYNNRGGAVKKREDVHKMAEANKAFAHYRW; from the coding sequence ATGCCGCGTAAAGGACCAGCGCCCAAGAGGCAGGTCATTCCCGACCCGATTTACGGGAGTCGCTTGGCGTCCCGTTTTATCAACCGCCTGATGCTCGACGGAAAGAAGAGCACAGCGGAACGAATTTTTTACCAGTCCCTGGAGAATCTCGGCGGATCCACTTCCGAGGATCCTCTGAAGGCTTTTGAAAAGGCGCTGGAAAACGTCAAGCCCCACGTGGAGGTTAAATCCCGCCGCGTTGGTGGCGCCACGTACCAGGTGCCTATGGAGGTCCGGCCCGAGCGCCAATCCGCTTTGGCCATCCGCTGGCTCATCACCTACGCCCGCAATCGCGGGGAAAAAGGCATGGTCGCCCGCCTCTCCGGCGAGCTGCTCGACGCCTACAACAACCGTGGTGGTGCCGTTAAAAAGCGCGAAGACGTGCACAAAATGGCCGAAGCCAACAAGGCCTTCGCCCATTACCGCTGGTAG